The Methanofervidicoccus sp. A16 genome has a segment encoding these proteins:
- the cmk gene encoding (d)CMP kinase — translation MIITIGGPPGSGTTTISKLIAKKYGLKHVCAGFIFREMAKKMNMDLSEFSKYAEEHPEIDREIDAKQVEIAKEGNVILEGRLAAWILKRYNIEPTLSIWLKAPPMVRCKRVSERENKDIETSLSEMIEREKSEKKRYKEIYNIDLEDLSIYHIVIDTSRWDVEGVFGIICKCIDSLKNRKGEKNGSN, via the coding sequence ATGATAATAACCATTGGGGGACCTCCTGGCAGTGGAACTACAACGATATCTAAGTTAATAGCCAAAAAGTATGGATTGAAACATGTATGTGCAGGGTTTATCTTCAGAGAGATGGCTAAAAAGATGAACATGGATCTCTCAGAGTTCAGTAAATATGCAGAGGAACATCCAGAGATAGACAGGGAAATAGACGCCAAACAGGTTGAAATTGCAAAGGAGGGGAATGTAATATTGGAGGGACGACTCGCTGCATGGATATTGAAGAGATATAACATAGAACCTACACTCTCTATATGGCTAAAGGCACCTCCAATGGTTAGGTGTAAGAGGGTAAGTGAGAGGGAAAATAAGGATATAGAAACATCCTTATCTGAAATGATAGAGAGAGAAAAAAGTGAGAAAAAACGTTATAAAGAGATATACAACATAGATCTAGAGGATCTCTCTATATATCACATAGTTATAGATACATCCCGCTGGGATGTAGAGGGTGTATTTGGTATCATCTGTAAATGTATAGATAGTTTAAAAAATAGAAAGGGTGAAAAAAATGGCAGCAATTGA